From Xiphophorus maculatus strain JP 163 A chromosome 12, X_maculatus-5.0-male, whole genome shotgun sequence, the proteins below share one genomic window:
- the sub1 gene encoding activated RNA polymerase II transcriptional coactivator p15, giving the protein MPKSKEVLSSTSGSDSDSEVETKAKRKKPSAPEKPAKKQKSGESSKPGSSSKGSGDGDNMFQIGKMRYVSVRDFKGKVLIDIREYWMNQDGEMKPGKKGISLNPEQWNQLKEQMSEIDDAVKRL; this is encoded by the exons ATGCCCAAATCAAAGGAAGTGCTGTCATCCACATCTGGAAGTGATTCTGACAGTGAAGTAGAGACTAAG gcaaaaagaaagaagccaAGTGCACCAGAAAAACCAgccaagaaacaaaaaagcgGAGAGAGCTCAAAACCTGGTAGCTCCTCCAAAGGCAGTGGTGATGGAGACAACATGTTCCAG ATCGGTAAGATGAGATATGTCAGCGTTCGAGATTTCAAGGGCAAAGTCCTGATTGACATCAGGGAATACTGGATGAACCAAGATGGGGAGATGAAGCCAGGGAAGAAAG GCATCTCCTTGAATCCTGAACAGTGGAACCAGCTAAAAGAACAAATGTCAGAAATTGATGATGCAGTTAAGAGATTATAA